In a genomic window of Oncorhynchus kisutch isolate 150728-3 linkage group LG9, Okis_V2, whole genome shotgun sequence:
- the LOC109897027 gene encoding thyroid receptor-interacting protein 6 isoform X3: MSGPTQPPPKTPGSPERLVPQMSDSGPAVYRQPPKKVSSDTRPKYVVHDQNRGGGGMATRYLATRSTAGPMQHHHQEDPGFHPKSIDHYYQPPPQGLEEDQSLNPHMDRYQLMHRGPPKKLIGHHSSSDAEIDSLTCMLADLDSHPQNSAQLNDNDHISGDRYKASVQPGASAQGRPSMGFPPHPQPQYRRTPPYPSDPHQGLQYFPQPHYTDAQVSKRYPQPVPASYTTALTGPRFSVQVKTAQPVTYSQTGRQAEHAYTPPSPRQHALRSPPKNQTGPQGWYPPHPASQVQELYSERGYKGSVAGSGGRVTQWPMSNRGPETHQSGSGSAPSSAYQPSKQGTAAPRPEEELVQLTKKFVYDMNHPLTEEDFGRCARCGNNVLGDGSGCIAMEQVFHLECITCITCHTRLRGKTFYALDKHSYCESCYISVLERCFMCSKPILDRVLRSMGKAYHARCFNCVACGCSLDGVPFTVDATYQIHCMDDFYRKFSPRCSVCRHVIVPEPGQDAAVSIVALGRSFHVNCYGCEVTLLTTLI; this comes from the exons ATGTCTGGTCCTACCCAGCCGCCTCCGAAGACTCCGGGTAGCCCGGAGAGACTCGTCCCCCAGATGTCCGACTCTGGACCAGCCGTGTACAGACAGCCGCCCAAGAAGGTCTCCTCGGACACCCGGCCCAAGTATGTGGTCCATGatcagaacagaggaggaggcggAATGGCCACTAGGTACTTGGCTACAAGATCCACAG CTGGGCCAATGCAGCACCACCACCAAGAGGACCCAGGGTTTCACCCTAAATCTATTGACCACTACTACCAACCACCTCCCCAAGGGCTTGAAGAAGACCAATCCTTGAACCCTCACATGGACCGCTACCAGCTGATG CACCGGGGACCTCCTAAGAAGCTGATTGGACACCACTCCAGCAGTGATGCAGAGATTGACTCGCTCACATGCATGCTGGCCGATCTGGACAGCCATCCACAAAACAGCGCACAG CTTAATGACAACGACCACATCTCAGGGGATCGCTACAAAGCCTCAGTCCAGCCAGGAGCATCTGCTCAGGGCAGGCCGTCCATGGGTTTCCCCCCTCACCCCCAACCCCAGTATCGTCGTACACCCCCATACCCCAGTGATCCCCACCAGGGTCTTCAGTACTTCCCCCAGCCACACTACACCGATGCCCAGGTCTCCAAACGGTACCCCCAGCCTGTCCCCGCCTCCTACACTACCGCCCTTACTGGCCCGAGGTTCAGTGTCCAGGTCAAAACAGCCCAGCCTGTCACCTACTCCCAGACTGGTAGGCAAGCCGAGCATGCTTACACCCCTCCCTCACCCCGCCAGCACGCGTTGCGGTCCCCACCCAAGAATCAGACGGGTCCCCAGGGCTGGTACCctccccaccctgcatcccaagTCCAGGAGCTGTACTCTGAGAGGGGTTACAAGGGGAGTGTCGCAGGGTCTGGAGGGAGAGTCACCCAGTGGCCCATGTCCAATAGAGGCCCAGAGACTCATCAATCAGGGTCAGGCTCTGCACCAAGCTCCGCCTATCAGCCCAGTAAG CAGGGGACAGCAGCTCCGAGGCCAGAGGAGGAGTTGGTCCAGCTCACTAAGAAGTTTGTGTATGACATGAATCATCCCCTTACAGAGGAAGACTTTG GTCGCTGTGCACGTTGCGGCAACAACGTCCTTGGCGACGGCAGCGGCTGTATCGCCATGGAGCAGGTGTTCCACCTGGAGTGTATAACTTGCATCACCTGCCACACTCGTCTCCGGGGGAAAACGTTCTATGCCCTGGACAAGCATAGCTACTGTGAGAGCTGTTACATT aGTGTCCTAGAGCGCTGCTTTATGTGCTCCAAGCCCATCCTGGACCGTGTCCTGCGGTCCATGGGCAAGGCCTACCATGCGCGCTGCTTCAACTGCGTGGCGTGTGGCTGCTCCCTGGATGGTGTGCCCTTCACAGTGGACGCCACCTACCAGATCCACTGCATGGACGACTTCTACAG GAAGTTTTCCCCTCGCTGCTCAGTGTGTCGCCATGTTATCGTGCCTGAGCCGGGCCAGGATGCGGCGGTCAGTATAGTGGCGCTGGGCCGCAGCTTCCACGTCAACTGCTATGGGTGTGAG GTAACTCTGTTAACCACACTAATTTAG
- the LOC109897027 gene encoding thyroid receptor-interacting protein 6 isoform X1, with protein MSGPTQPPPKTPGSPERLVPQMSDSGPAVYRQPPKKVSSDTRPKYVVHDQNRGGGGMATRYLATRSTAGPMQHHHQEDPGFHPKSIDHYYQPPPQGLEEDQSLNPHMDRYQLMHRGPPKKLIGHHSSSDAEIDSLTCMLADLDSHPQNSAQLNDNDHISGDRYKASVQPGASAQGRPSMGFPPHPQPQYRRTPPYPSDPHQGLQYFPQPHYTDAQVSKRYPQPVPASYTTALTGPRFSVQVKTAQPVTYSQTGRQAEHAYTPPSPRQHALRSPPKNQTGPQGWYPPHPASQVQELYSERGYKGSVAGSGGRVTQWPMSNRGPETHQSGSGSAPSSAYQPSKQGTAAPRPEEELVQLTKKFVYDMNHPLTEEDFGRCARCGNNVLGDGSGCIAMEQVFHLECITCITCHTRLRGKTFYALDKHSYCESCYISVLERCFMCSKPILDRVLRSMGKAYHARCFNCVACGCSLDGVPFTVDATYQIHCMDDFYRKFSPRCSVCRHVIVPEPGQDAAVSIVALGRSFHVNCYGCEECGLPLSSEGEERVCYLLDGHILCQGCSARHIQIPSPKNLH; from the exons ATGTCTGGTCCTACCCAGCCGCCTCCGAAGACTCCGGGTAGCCCGGAGAGACTCGTCCCCCAGATGTCCGACTCTGGACCAGCCGTGTACAGACAGCCGCCCAAGAAGGTCTCCTCGGACACCCGGCCCAAGTATGTGGTCCATGatcagaacagaggaggaggcggAATGGCCACTAGGTACTTGGCTACAAGATCCACAG CTGGGCCAATGCAGCACCACCACCAAGAGGACCCAGGGTTTCACCCTAAATCTATTGACCACTACTACCAACCACCTCCCCAAGGGCTTGAAGAAGACCAATCCTTGAACCCTCACATGGACCGCTACCAGCTGATG CACCGGGGACCTCCTAAGAAGCTGATTGGACACCACTCCAGCAGTGATGCAGAGATTGACTCGCTCACATGCATGCTGGCCGATCTGGACAGCCATCCACAAAACAGCGCACAG CTTAATGACAACGACCACATCTCAGGGGATCGCTACAAAGCCTCAGTCCAGCCAGGAGCATCTGCTCAGGGCAGGCCGTCCATGGGTTTCCCCCCTCACCCCCAACCCCAGTATCGTCGTACACCCCCATACCCCAGTGATCCCCACCAGGGTCTTCAGTACTTCCCCCAGCCACACTACACCGATGCCCAGGTCTCCAAACGGTACCCCCAGCCTGTCCCCGCCTCCTACACTACCGCCCTTACTGGCCCGAGGTTCAGTGTCCAGGTCAAAACAGCCCAGCCTGTCACCTACTCCCAGACTGGTAGGCAAGCCGAGCATGCTTACACCCCTCCCTCACCCCGCCAGCACGCGTTGCGGTCCCCACCCAAGAATCAGACGGGTCCCCAGGGCTGGTACCctccccaccctgcatcccaagTCCAGGAGCTGTACTCTGAGAGGGGTTACAAGGGGAGTGTCGCAGGGTCTGGAGGGAGAGTCACCCAGTGGCCCATGTCCAATAGAGGCCCAGAGACTCATCAATCAGGGTCAGGCTCTGCACCAAGCTCCGCCTATCAGCCCAGTAAG CAGGGGACAGCAGCTCCGAGGCCAGAGGAGGAGTTGGTCCAGCTCACTAAGAAGTTTGTGTATGACATGAATCATCCCCTTACAGAGGAAGACTTTG GTCGCTGTGCACGTTGCGGCAACAACGTCCTTGGCGACGGCAGCGGCTGTATCGCCATGGAGCAGGTGTTCCACCTGGAGTGTATAACTTGCATCACCTGCCACACTCGTCTCCGGGGGAAAACGTTCTATGCCCTGGACAAGCATAGCTACTGTGAGAGCTGTTACATT aGTGTCCTAGAGCGCTGCTTTATGTGCTCCAAGCCCATCCTGGACCGTGTCCTGCGGTCCATGGGCAAGGCCTACCATGCGCGCTGCTTCAACTGCGTGGCGTGTGGCTGCTCCCTGGATGGTGTGCCCTTCACAGTGGACGCCACCTACCAGATCCACTGCATGGACGACTTCTACAG GAAGTTTTCCCCTCGCTGCTCAGTGTGTCGCCATGTTATCGTGCCTGAGCCGGGCCAGGATGCGGCGGTCAGTATAGTGGCGCTGGGCCGCAGCTTCCACGTCAACTGCTATGGGTGTGAG GAGTGTGGTCTGCCCCTGTCCTCTGAGGGTGAGGAGCGAGTCTGTTACCTCCTGGATGGTCACATCCTATGTCAGGGCTGCAGCGCCCGGCACATCCAGATCCCCTCACCAAAAAATCTCCACTGA
- the LOC109897027 gene encoding thyroid receptor-interacting protein 6 isoform X2 — MSGPTQPPPKTPGSPERLVPQMSDSGPAVYRQPPKKVSSDTRPKYVVHDQNRGGGGMATRYLATRSTAGPMQHHHQEDPGFHPKSIDHYYQPPPQGLEEDQSLNPHMDRYQLMHRGPPKKLIGHHSSSDAEIDSLTCMLADLDSHPQNSAQLNDNDHISGDRYKASVQPGASAQGRPSMGFPPHPQPQYRRTPPYPSDPHQGLQYFPQPHYTDAQVSKRYPQPVPASYTTALTGPRFSVQVKTAQPVTYSQTGRQAEHAYTPPSPRQHALRSPPKNQTGPQGWYPPHPASQVQELYSERGYKGSVAGSGGRVTQWPMSNRGPETHQSGSGSAPSSAYQPSKGTAAPRPEEELVQLTKKFVYDMNHPLTEEDFGRCARCGNNVLGDGSGCIAMEQVFHLECITCITCHTRLRGKTFYALDKHSYCESCYISVLERCFMCSKPILDRVLRSMGKAYHARCFNCVACGCSLDGVPFTVDATYQIHCMDDFYRKFSPRCSVCRHVIVPEPGQDAAVSIVALGRSFHVNCYGCEECGLPLSSEGEERVCYLLDGHILCQGCSARHIQIPSPKNLH, encoded by the exons ATGTCTGGTCCTACCCAGCCGCCTCCGAAGACTCCGGGTAGCCCGGAGAGACTCGTCCCCCAGATGTCCGACTCTGGACCAGCCGTGTACAGACAGCCGCCCAAGAAGGTCTCCTCGGACACCCGGCCCAAGTATGTGGTCCATGatcagaacagaggaggaggcggAATGGCCACTAGGTACTTGGCTACAAGATCCACAG CTGGGCCAATGCAGCACCACCACCAAGAGGACCCAGGGTTTCACCCTAAATCTATTGACCACTACTACCAACCACCTCCCCAAGGGCTTGAAGAAGACCAATCCTTGAACCCTCACATGGACCGCTACCAGCTGATG CACCGGGGACCTCCTAAGAAGCTGATTGGACACCACTCCAGCAGTGATGCAGAGATTGACTCGCTCACATGCATGCTGGCCGATCTGGACAGCCATCCACAAAACAGCGCACAG CTTAATGACAACGACCACATCTCAGGGGATCGCTACAAAGCCTCAGTCCAGCCAGGAGCATCTGCTCAGGGCAGGCCGTCCATGGGTTTCCCCCCTCACCCCCAACCCCAGTATCGTCGTACACCCCCATACCCCAGTGATCCCCACCAGGGTCTTCAGTACTTCCCCCAGCCACACTACACCGATGCCCAGGTCTCCAAACGGTACCCCCAGCCTGTCCCCGCCTCCTACACTACCGCCCTTACTGGCCCGAGGTTCAGTGTCCAGGTCAAAACAGCCCAGCCTGTCACCTACTCCCAGACTGGTAGGCAAGCCGAGCATGCTTACACCCCTCCCTCACCCCGCCAGCACGCGTTGCGGTCCCCACCCAAGAATCAGACGGGTCCCCAGGGCTGGTACCctccccaccctgcatcccaagTCCAGGAGCTGTACTCTGAGAGGGGTTACAAGGGGAGTGTCGCAGGGTCTGGAGGGAGAGTCACCCAGTGGCCCATGTCCAATAGAGGCCCAGAGACTCATCAATCAGGGTCAGGCTCTGCACCAAGCTCCGCCTATCAGCCCAGTAAG GGGACAGCAGCTCCGAGGCCAGAGGAGGAGTTGGTCCAGCTCACTAAGAAGTTTGTGTATGACATGAATCATCCCCTTACAGAGGAAGACTTTG GTCGCTGTGCACGTTGCGGCAACAACGTCCTTGGCGACGGCAGCGGCTGTATCGCCATGGAGCAGGTGTTCCACCTGGAGTGTATAACTTGCATCACCTGCCACACTCGTCTCCGGGGGAAAACGTTCTATGCCCTGGACAAGCATAGCTACTGTGAGAGCTGTTACATT aGTGTCCTAGAGCGCTGCTTTATGTGCTCCAAGCCCATCCTGGACCGTGTCCTGCGGTCCATGGGCAAGGCCTACCATGCGCGCTGCTTCAACTGCGTGGCGTGTGGCTGCTCCCTGGATGGTGTGCCCTTCACAGTGGACGCCACCTACCAGATCCACTGCATGGACGACTTCTACAG GAAGTTTTCCCCTCGCTGCTCAGTGTGTCGCCATGTTATCGTGCCTGAGCCGGGCCAGGATGCGGCGGTCAGTATAGTGGCGCTGGGCCGCAGCTTCCACGTCAACTGCTATGGGTGTGAG GAGTGTGGTCTGCCCCTGTCCTCTGAGGGTGAGGAGCGAGTCTGTTACCTCCTGGATGGTCACATCCTATGTCAGGGCTGCAGCGCCCGGCACATCCAGATCCCCTCACCAAAAAATCTCCACTGA